One window of the Eucalyptus grandis isolate ANBG69807.140 chromosome 6, ASM1654582v1, whole genome shotgun sequence genome contains the following:
- the LOC104450529 gene encoding LOW QUALITY PROTEIN: amino acid permease 3 (The sequence of the model RefSeq protein was modified relative to this genomic sequence to represent the inferred CDS: inserted 1 base in 1 codon): MGVNSAVKNQHPNNQVFDVSINIPPQGGSKCFDDDGRLKRTGTVWTASSHIITAVIGSGVLSLAWATAQLGWIAGPAVMLLFALVTYYTSTLLAACYRSGDGKRNYTYMDAVSANLGGFKVKLCGLVQYVNLFGVAIGYTIASSISMMAISRSNCFHKNGEKSPCHFNSTPYMIAFGIIEIIFSQIPDFDQLWWLSIVAAVMSFTYSTIGLGLGIARVAETGNFMGSLTGISIGTVTSTQKLWRSFQALGDIAFAYSYSLILIEIQDTIRSPPSESKTMKKASLVSIAVTTXFYMLCGCMGYAAFGDMAPGNLLTGFGFYNPYWMVDIANAAIVIHLIGAYQVYCQPLFAFVEKTANKKFPNSQFITRDIEIPTLGLRTYKLNLFRLVWRTVFVITTTVISMLLPFFNDIVGLLGALGFWPLTVYFPVEMYIKQKQIPKWSTKWVCLQILSMACLIITIAAAAGSVAGVVLDLKSYKPFN; encoded by the exons ATGGGTGTGAACTCTGCCGTGAAGAACCAGCACCCCAACAACCAGGTCTTCGATGTCTCCATTAATATCCCGCCGCAAGGTGGCTCCAAATGCTTCGACGACGACGGTCGTCTCAAACGCACAG GGACGGTATGGACAGCGAGCTCTCACATAATCACGGCAGTGATTGGCTCCGGAGTCCTGTCCCTGGCTTGGGCCACTGCGCAGCTCGGCTGGATTGCTGGTCCCGCTGTCATGCTCCTGTTCGCCTTGGTCACTTACTACACCTCCACCCTCCTCGCTGCCTGTTACCGCTCCGGCGACGGCAAGCGCAACTACACCTACATGGATGCTGTCAGCGCCAATCTCG GTGGGTTCAAAGTCAAGCTCTGTGGGCTGGTTCAATACGTGAACCTCTTTGGGGTTGCCATCGGTTACACCATTGCATCTTCCATTAGCATGAT GGCTATCAGTAGGTCGAATTGCTTCCACAAGAACGGTGAGAAGAGCCCGTGCCATTTCAACAGCACTCCTTACATGATTGCATTCGGCATCATTGAGATCATCTTCTCTCAAATCCCCGATTTCGATCAGCTGTGGTGGCTGTCCATCGTCGCCGCTGTCATGTCCTTTACCTACTCCACCATTGGACTCGGCCTTGGTATTGCCAGAGTTGCAG AGACGGGGAATTTCATGGGAAGTCTCACTGGAATTAGCATCGGCACCGTGACCTCCACACAGAAACTATGGAGGAGCTTCCAGGCTCTTGGTGACATTGCCTTTGCCTATTCATACTCCCTTATCCTCATCGAAATTCAG GACACCATCCGGTCCCCGCCATCCGAATCAAAGACGATGAAGAAGGCGAGTCTAGTCAGCATAGCAGTCACGA CTTTTTACATGCTCTGCGGATGCATGGGCTATGCTGCCTTCGGTGACATGGCGCCTGGAAACCTCCTCACTGGGTTCGGCTTCTACAACCCATACTGGATGGTCGACATTGCCAACGCTGCAATCGTGATCCACCTCATCGGTGCGTACCAAGTCTATTGCCAACCACTATTCGCCTTCGTCGAGAAGACCGCGAACAAGAAATTCCCCAACAGCCAGTTCATCACGAGGGATATCGAAATCCCAACCCTTGGTCTCCGTACTTACAAGCTCAACCTCTTCCGGTTGGTCTGGAGGACCGTCTTTGTGATCACGACCACCGTGATCTCCATGCTCCTTCCATTCTTCAATGACATTGTTGGGCTGCTCGGAGCGCTGGGTTTTTGGCCCCTCACGGTCTATTTCCCGGTCGAGATGTACATTAAGCAGAAGCAAATACCCAAGTGGAGCACCAAGTGGGTGTGCCTTCAGATTCTGAGCATGGCTTGCCTAATCATCAccattgctgctgctgctggctCTGTCGCCGGTGTTGTTCTCGACCTCAAGTCCTACAAGCCCTTCAACTAG
- the LOC120294519 gene encoding RING-H2 finger protein ATL22-like gives MVLGAGSVYIHAHCPREDAEAVPDDFNKTERCGSFDRLTRICSFMLERDNLPRTAGSLAWMRQRLFREGSWIASYESGACIGMAVSDIHISIDKAALYLRQVLASDKYSHLTKIPICLGLQIEIWRTEEGELAAALQESINSTDFRAIPAAQEAINMLEKMKPDKSRSKGEVAESCSICFEEMKVLEVEVVRMPCEHVFHYDCIVRWLNTSHSCPLCRFPMPTTAHVKVT, from the exons ATGGTGCTCGGAGCGGGAAGTGTATATATCCATGCCCATTGTCCGCGAGAGGATGCAGAGGCGGTACCGGATGACTTCAACAAAACAGAAAGGTGCGGTTCCTTCGACCGGCTCACAAGAATTTGCTCCTTCATGCTCGAGCGAGACAACTTGCCACGCACTGCCGGAAGCCTCGCCTGGATGAGGCAAAGGCTGTTCCGCGAGGGTTCTTGGATCGCGTCGTATGAGAGCGGTGCATGCATCGGTATGGCAGTGTCGGACATACACATCAGCATTGACAAGGCGGCCCTCTACCTGCGGCAAGTGTTGGCGAGCGACAAGTATTCTCACCTCACGAAGATACCAATCTGTTTGGGTTTACAAATTGAGATATGGCGGACTGAGGAGGGGGAATTGGCTGCGGCATTACAAGAGTCGATCAACAGTACCGACTTCAGGGCGATCCCGGCGGCTCAAGAAGCTATCAACATGCTCGAGAAGATGAAACCCGACAAGAGTCGAAGCAAAGGTGAGGTGGCAGAGTCCTGTTCGATATGCTTTGAAGAGATGAAGGTGCTTGAGGTTGAAGTTGTGCGCATGCCATGCGAGCACGTATTTCACTATGACTGTATCGTCCGATGGCTAAACACGAGCCATTCGTGCCCGTTGTGCCGATTTCCTATGCCTACTACTGCTCAT GTTAAAGTTACCTGA